The Thermostichus vulcanus str. 'Rupite' genome window below encodes:
- a CDS encoding HlyD family efflux transporter periplasmic adaptor subunit, protein MQTGTRPEQITAQQARVQQLQASLASLDVALSKSVIRAPFAGRIALRHVDEGTVVGSGQPVLRLVESGAWEARIGVPTHLLPPEGSRQTLEVGS, encoded by the coding sequence TTGCAGACGGGCACTCGACCGGAACAGATTACCGCTCAGCAGGCGCGGGTACAGCAGCTTCAAGCCAGTCTGGCCAGCTTGGATGTGGCCCTCAGCAAGAGTGTGATTCGCGCCCCGTTTGCGGGGCGAATTGCCCTGCGTCATGTGGATGAGGGCACGGTGGTGGGATCCGGTCAGCCGGTGCTGCGCTTGGTGGAATCGGGAGCCTGGGAGGCCCGCATCGGGGTGCCCACCCATCTGCTGCCCCCCGAGGGATCCCGGCAAACTTTGGAGGTGGGATCCTAA
- a CDS encoding efflux RND transporter permease subunit — MLSLRGGGAGLVAGEQQLRELEEIDTLTSTSRLGISVIEVELKDTITNVDAAWSRVRDKASDAIPSLPTAATEPEVEVATISANALIVGLVWDLPGDPNYGVLSRLAETLQEDLRRIPGSKSVERFGEAEEEIRVEVDPVAVTQVVGRSTRHVVATTLTTLVGFIPLLLDATGFWPPLAICIAGGLGGTTILALYAVPSAHLLLNHSGKPRHR; from the coding sequence ATCCTAAGCCTACGAGGCGGAGGTGCTGGCCTTGTTGCCGGTGAGCAGCAGCTACGGGAGCTAGAGGAAATCGACACCCTCACCTCCACCTCCCGTCTGGGGATCTCGGTGATCGAGGTGGAGCTGAAGGACACCATCACCAATGTGGATGCCGCTTGGTCGCGGGTGCGGGACAAAGCCTCAGATGCCATCCCCAGCTTGCCCACAGCGGCCACAGAGCCAGAGGTGGAGGTGGCCACCATCTCCGCCAATGCCCTGATCGTCGGGCTGGTCTGGGATCTGCCGGGGGATCCCAACTATGGGGTGCTCAGTCGGCTGGCGGAAACCCTGCAAGAGGATCTGCGCCGGATCCCAGGGTCAAAAAGCGTGGAACGCTTCGGGGAGGCTGAAGAAGAGATCCGGGTGGAGGTGGATCCTGTGGCGGTGACACAGGTGGTGGGCCGTTCCACCCGCCATGTGGTGGCTACGACCTTGACCACATTGGTAGGGTTTATTCCACTTTTGTTGGATGCCACCGGGTTTTGGCCCCCCTTAGCCATTTGTATTGCCGGTGGCTTGGGGGGGACGACCATCCTGGCCCTCTATGCCGTGCCCAGCGCCCATCTGCTGCTGAATCATTCCGGTAAACCCAGGCATAGATAA
- a CDS encoding photosystem II reaction center X protein — MTASLANFLWSLVAGAVVLGALFGAIIFVSQKDKVRR, encoded by the coding sequence ATGACCGCCTCACTTGCTAACTTCCTCTGGAGCCTAGTTGCTGGTGCCGTGGTGCTGGGTGCTCTCTTCGGTGCCATTATCTTCGTCAGCCAAAAGGATAAGGTTCGTCGTTGA
- a CDS encoding ferredoxin-thioredoxin reductase catalytic domain-containing protein: MESRGHNKSSQKTFEVMRNFAETYAKRSDTYFCSDPSITTAVIEGLALHKEQLGAPLCPCRFYEDKEAEAKAGYWNCPCVPMRERKECHCLLFLTPENPFAGSNQTLEEVNLEY; this comes from the coding sequence ATGGAAAGTCGTGGCCACAATAAGTCCTCGCAGAAAACCTTTGAGGTAATGCGGAATTTCGCAGAAACCTACGCCAAACGTTCCGATACTTATTTTTGCTCGGATCCTTCGATTACAACGGCGGTGATTGAGGGTTTGGCCCTACACAAAGAACAGTTGGGAGCGCCCCTGTGTCCCTGTCGCTTTTATGAGGACAAAGAAGCAGAGGCCAAGGCGGGCTACTGGAACTGTCCCTGTGTACCGATGCGGGAACGGAAGGAATGCCACTGTTTGTTATTCTTAACCCCTGAGAATCCCTTTGCGGGTAGCAATCAAACCTTGGAAGAGGTGAACCTGGAGTATTGA
- a CDS encoding universal stress protein, translating into MFDKLLFPIDNSRETSHALPLVADMAQRYQSQVYLLSVLDDAELSPEQVQQARQNIQTLLKQTESGLHQIGLSNVKSEYREGKVPFVICDVADELEIDLIIMGCRGLSLSGEGRDDSVSNRVINLSPCPVLVVP; encoded by the coding sequence ATGTTCGACAAACTGCTCTTTCCCATTGATAACTCGCGTGAGACCAGCCATGCCCTGCCGTTGGTGGCGGATATGGCGCAACGCTACCAAAGCCAGGTGTATCTGCTTTCGGTTTTGGATGATGCCGAGCTCAGCCCCGAACAGGTACAACAGGCACGACAAAACATTCAAACTTTGCTTAAGCAAACAGAGTCAGGTCTGCACCAAATTGGGCTGAGTAACGTCAAGAGCGAGTATCGGGAGGGGAAAGTGCCCTTCGTGATTTGTGATGTCGCTGATGAGCTGGAGATCGACCTGATCATTATGGGTTGCCGGGGGTTGAGCCTGTCTGGAGAAGGGCGAGATGACTCTGTGAGCAACCGTGTGATTAACCTCTCCCCTTGCCCAGTGTTGGTGGTGCCCTAG